A window of Aerococcus urinae contains these coding sequences:
- a CDS encoding dicarboxylate/amino acid:cation symporter: protein MARVLEKRKIGLVPRILLAIILGIIVGQLSFVPEWFFRLCVTFTGIFSSFLSFVIPFMIIGFVVQGIADLGQGAGKLLGITVLTSYLSTIGGGFLAYLMASQLFPFFISESLVERLTQTAPSLEPLFVIPIEPFFDVTGAIIFAFMMGLGIYWLRQHGRGQVLYEGFSDFGGIISQVLAKIVVPLLPIHIFCNISNLSYSGSVFAIISVFWKVFICVILLQILYVAFLFILFGTYAGKNPWELMKNQIPAYMTAIGTQSSAATIPVNLKSAAKNEVSQDIANFVVPLCATIHLTGSMITITANATALLLIYGMPHNLTMVLGFILTLGVCMVAAPGTPGGAIMSALPFLPMIGIIDPGMQQIMISLHLTQDSFGTAANISGDNAIAVFIDKIYHNYIKQNETESSDLA, encoded by the coding sequence ATGGCAAGAGTACTTGAGAAAAGGAAAATTGGCCTCGTTCCCCGAATATTATTAGCAATTATCTTAGGAATTATTGTTGGACAGTTAAGTTTTGTGCCGGAGTGGTTTTTCCGACTCTGTGTCACTTTTACCGGGATTTTTTCCAGCTTCTTGAGTTTCGTGATTCCCTTTATGATCATTGGTTTTGTGGTCCAAGGGATTGCCGATTTGGGTCAGGGGGCTGGTAAATTATTAGGAATTACCGTCTTGACCTCCTATTTATCGACCATCGGTGGTGGCTTTTTGGCCTATCTGATGGCCAGTCAGCTCTTCCCCTTCTTTATCAGTGAAAGCCTGGTCGAGCGCTTAACTCAAACCGCGCCGAGTTTAGAACCGCTCTTTGTGATTCCTATCGAGCCTTTCTTTGATGTGACGGGGGCGATTATTTTCGCCTTTATGATGGGGCTAGGGATTTACTGGCTCCGCCAACACGGGCGTGGACAGGTGCTTTATGAAGGTTTTAGCGATTTTGGTGGGATTATCAGCCAGGTTCTTGCGAAAATTGTCGTGCCTTTATTACCCATCCATATTTTCTGTAATATCAGTAACTTGTCCTATAGTGGCTCGGTTTTTGCCATTATTTCGGTCTTTTGGAAGGTCTTTATCTGTGTGATTCTCCTACAGATTCTTTATGTGGCTTTCCTCTTTATTTTATTTGGGACTTACGCCGGCAAGAATCCTTGGGAACTGATGAAAAACCAAATCCCAGCCTATATGACTGCCATTGGGACTCAGTCCTCGGCTGCGACCATTCCGGTTAACTTGAAGTCGGCGGCTAAAAATGAGGTTTCTCAAGACATTGCGAACTTTGTCGTGCCTCTCTGCGCCACCATTCATTTGACCGGGTCTATGATTACCATTACGGCTAATGCTACCGCCCTCTTATTAATTTACGGTATGCCCCACAACCTCACCATGGTTCTGGGCTTCATACTCACCCTGGGTGTCTGCATGGTGGCGGCACCGGGGACCCCTGGGGGCGCGATTATGTCAGCCCTACCTTTCTTACCGATGATAGGGATAATTGACCCAGGCATGCAACAAATTATGATCTCCCTCCACTTGACCCAAGACTCCTTTGGGACTGCGGCCAATATTTCCGGAGATAACGCCATCGCTGTCTTTATTGACAAGATTTACCATAATTACATTAAGCAAAACGAGACGGAAAGCTCAGACCTGGCCTAG
- a CDS encoding taurine ABC transporter substrate-binding protein yields MVRKRQWTKLAIAVFIVVGLLISSWHYGLFDRNSDKDSHEVRIAYLRVPNDELLAMSQGKLKNKLAEIGVKAKFVEFDSGVEANKALASGSIDYASMGITNAVVALAKQIPTELIWVHELLGETEGLVVKDSINSLSDLAGQTLATTFASTSHYSLEKVLEEANLSGQVKLLDMKSTDIAASWASGDIVGAYTWEPNLSQLVSQSGHILLDSKELQGKGIVTANVMLGRKAYLNDHPEVTQAIIQSLEEAHQLYASQPDQAAKVLGAELGMPADEVLKQMKGSKWLKAEDQVQFNYLGSSQEKGNFVQIIQSIADFLRSNRQLSDLPSQEAVQNFISPTYIESYLAKEE; encoded by the coding sequence GTGGTAAGAAAGAGACAATGGACCAAACTAGCGATTGCGGTTTTTATCGTTGTCGGTTTGTTAATCAGTAGCTGGCACTACGGCTTATTCGATAGGAATTCAGACAAGGATAGCCATGAAGTGCGAATTGCTTACCTCCGGGTGCCCAACGATGAGTTGCTTGCCATGTCCCAGGGAAAGTTAAAAAATAAGCTAGCGGAAATTGGGGTAAAAGCCAAGTTCGTCGAGTTCGATTCAGGAGTCGAGGCTAATAAGGCCTTGGCTTCGGGAAGTATTGACTATGCCAGCATGGGAATTACTAATGCCGTAGTTGCCTTAGCCAAGCAAATCCCTACAGAACTGATCTGGGTTCATGAATTGCTGGGAGAGACAGAGGGCCTGGTGGTCAAAGATTCCATTAACTCTTTGTCAGACTTGGCTGGTCAAACCCTGGCAACGACCTTTGCTTCAACGTCACACTATAGTTTGGAAAAGGTGCTTGAAGAAGCCAATCTTAGTGGCCAAGTGAAACTTCTTGACATGAAGTCAACCGATATTGCAGCCTCTTGGGCCAGTGGCGATATTGTTGGGGCCTATACTTGGGAACCTAACCTTTCCCAACTTGTGAGCCAATCCGGGCATATCCTGTTGGACTCCAAAGAACTCCAAGGCAAAGGCATTGTGACAGCTAATGTGATGTTGGGGCGGAAAGCTTATCTAAATGATCATCCTGAAGTGACTCAAGCCATTATCCAATCCTTAGAAGAAGCCCACCAGCTCTATGCGAGTCAGCCTGATCAAGCAGCTAAAGTATTGGGAGCGGAACTGGGTATGCCAGCGGACGAGGTACTCAAACAAATGAAGGGATCCAAATGGCTAAAGGCTGAAGATCAAGTCCAATTCAATTACCTGGGCTCTTCTCAAGAAAAGGGAAACTTTGTCCAAATTATTCAATCAATTGCTGACTTCTTAAGGAGTAACCGCCAGTTATCAGACCTGCCCAGTCAAGAAGCCGTCCAAAATTTTATCAGTCCCACTTACATTGAAAGTTATTTAGCCAAGGAGGAATAG
- the serS gene encoding serine--tRNA ligase, protein MIDVRLLRDNFDQVAEALKGRGVEKETLEHLRDLDQKRRQVIVEAENLKKERNIASDAIGQLKRNKENADDKIQEMKALGTKIKALDSDLDQLDQEEHDILARIPNLPAEGVPVGEDEDENVEIHRHGETPEFDFEVKAHWDLAEDLDILDWDAGAKVSGSRFVYYKGLGARLERALYNFMLDQHQKEGYMEMITPFLVNDQAMYGTGQFPKFTEDVYQITNEGQDLTLIPTAEVPLTNYFAKEILKEEDLPIRVTALSPCFRSEAGSAGRDTRGLIRMHQFQKVEMVKVATPDQSFDELEAMTENAENILDLLGLPYRRIVLCTGDMGFSAAKTYDIEVWMPAQNTYREISSCSNCVDFQARRAQVRYRDIDGKTQLAHTLNGSGLAVGRTVAAVLENGQNADGSITIPEVLVPYMGGVSQITKENARGLN, encoded by the coding sequence ATGATTGATGTACGTTTATTACGGGATAATTTTGACCAAGTGGCTGAGGCTTTGAAGGGTCGGGGCGTGGAAAAGGAAACCTTAGAACATTTACGTGACCTGGACCAAAAACGCCGGCAAGTGATTGTGGAAGCGGAAAACTTGAAGAAGGAACGTAATATCGCTTCTGACGCCATCGGTCAACTCAAACGCAATAAGGAAAATGCTGATGACAAGATCCAAGAAATGAAGGCCTTGGGAACCAAGATCAAGGCTTTGGACAGCGACTTAGACCAACTCGACCAAGAAGAACATGATATTCTGGCGCGGATCCCTAACCTCCCGGCTGAAGGCGTACCAGTCGGTGAAGACGAAGATGAGAACGTGGAAATCCACCGCCATGGCGAGACCCCTGAATTTGATTTTGAAGTCAAAGCCCACTGGGATCTGGCCGAAGACTTAGATATCCTCGACTGGGACGCTGGGGCTAAGGTATCCGGCTCACGTTTCGTCTACTATAAGGGTCTAGGTGCTCGCTTAGAACGTGCCCTTTACAACTTCATGCTGGACCAACACCAAAAAGAAGGCTATATGGAAATGATTACGCCTTTCTTAGTCAACGACCAAGCCATGTATGGGACGGGGCAATTCCCTAAATTTACCGAAGACGTTTACCAAATCACCAATGAAGGCCAAGACCTGACCTTGATTCCTACTGCAGAAGTGCCCTTAACCAATTATTTTGCTAAGGAAATCTTGAAGGAAGAAGACCTGCCTATCCGTGTGACTGCCCTCTCACCTTGTTTCCGTTCTGAAGCGGGTTCAGCGGGACGGGACACCCGGGGCTTGATCCGTATGCACCAATTCCAAAAGGTGGAAATGGTTAAAGTGGCCACTCCAGACCAATCTTTCGATGAATTAGAAGCCATGACTGAAAACGCGGAAAATATTCTTGACTTACTTGGTTTACCTTACCGTCGCATTGTCCTCTGTACTGGGGATATGGGCTTCTCAGCAGCCAAGACCTATGATATCGAAGTCTGGATGCCGGCCCAAAACACCTATCGGGAAATTTCTTCTTGCTCTAACTGTGTCGACTTCCAAGCACGCCGGGCCCAAGTCCGTTACCGGGATATCGACGGCAAGACCCAACTGGCCCATACCTTAAATGGTTCAGGTTTAGCTGTGGGGCGGACTGTGGCTGCAGTCTTAGAAAACGGGCAAAACGCGGATGGTTCCATTACTATTCCTGAAGTCCTTGTGCCTTATATGGGTGGGGTAAGTCAAATTACCAAGGAAAATGCTCGTGGCTTAAATTAA
- the guaD gene encoding guanine deaminase yields the protein MTQYFQGDLFHTPVYGQLDYIPQALIAVDDQGKIEQVYRQDDPAYAEAVKQAQESTDFVRLEAGQYFLPGLVDLHIHAPQWPQAGIALDEPLNVWLDECTFPLEAKYADLDFARAVYTDLIQQLLARGTTTGLYFASAHLESSYELAKICAQAGQRGLVGKVVMDDPEANPDFYRDASTDQALKDTETFIQKVRDLSKDYKQGVYPVVTPRFVPSCTDEALAGLGALAKKYNAHVQSHCSEGQWEHDFVMERFHGKRDTEVLRDFGLLGPKSVMAHCNFLNETDGKIFQETGTGIGHCPYSNAYFANAVLPVKRLKAQGVNIGLGTDISGGFSPSLYENIRQAVVSSRILEDGVDTQVGPEDRGVSDSRISLVEAFYLATKGGGESLDLPLGSIESGQACDLQLVDTKVTNNILPDFGVFNDPREIFERIIYLVTPENIRKVWVQGDLVVEKG from the coding sequence ATGACCCAGTATTTTCAAGGTGATCTCTTCCACACCCCTGTTTATGGCCAGTTAGACTATATTCCCCAAGCCCTGATCGCGGTGGATGACCAAGGGAAGATTGAACAAGTTTACCGCCAAGATGACCCCGCCTACGCTGAAGCAGTCAAGCAGGCCCAAGAATCTACTGACTTTGTCCGTTTAGAAGCCGGCCAATACTTCCTGCCTGGCCTGGTGGACCTCCATATTCATGCGCCTCAATGGCCTCAAGCCGGGATAGCCTTAGACGAACCCCTCAATGTCTGGTTAGACGAGTGCACCTTTCCCTTAGAGGCCAAGTACGCGGACCTGGACTTCGCCCGCGCGGTTTACACCGATTTAATCCAACAGTTACTAGCCCGTGGCACCACCACTGGGCTCTATTTTGCTTCAGCTCACTTAGAATCCTCCTATGAATTGGCCAAAATCTGTGCCCAAGCCGGCCAACGTGGCCTAGTGGGTAAGGTGGTTATGGACGACCCTGAAGCTAATCCCGACTTCTACCGGGATGCTTCGACTGACCAAGCCCTTAAAGACACCGAAACTTTTATCCAAAAAGTTCGCGACTTAAGTAAAGACTATAAGCAAGGCGTCTATCCCGTGGTTACCCCGCGCTTTGTTCCGAGCTGTACCGATGAGGCCTTGGCTGGTTTAGGCGCCTTAGCCAAAAAATACAATGCCCACGTCCAATCCCACTGCTCGGAAGGCCAATGGGAGCACGATTTTGTCATGGAACGCTTCCATGGTAAACGCGACACTGAGGTCTTACGCGACTTCGGCCTCTTAGGACCTAAGTCAGTCATGGCCCACTGTAACTTCCTCAACGAAACAGACGGGAAAATTTTCCAAGAAACTGGGACCGGGATCGGGCACTGCCCTTATTCCAATGCCTATTTCGCTAATGCTGTCCTTCCCGTTAAGCGCTTGAAGGCTCAAGGCGTCAACATCGGCTTAGGAACAGACATTTCTGGTGGCTTCTCCCCAAGCCTCTATGAAAATATCCGCCAAGCCGTGGTTTCTTCCCGGATCCTAGAAGACGGGGTCGATACCCAAGTGGGCCCTGAAGATCGCGGAGTCAGCGACAGCCGGATTTCCCTGGTGGAAGCCTTCTACCTGGCTACTAAGGGCGGCGGTGAGTCTCTCGACCTTCCACTGGGCAGTATCGAAAGCGGCCAAGCCTGTGACCTCCAATTAGTCGACACCAAAGTGACCAATAATATCCTCCCTGACTTCGGCGTATTCAATGATCCTAGAGAAATCTTTGAACGGATCATTTACCTAGTTACCCCTGAAAACATCCGCAAAGTCTGGGTCCAAGGCGACTTAGTGGTGGAAAAGGGATAA
- a CDS encoding branched-chain amino acid aminotransferase, with protein MTMSVNIDWNNLGFAYMDLPYRWRAYWKDGEWYKEGLEEGKTFPIAEGAPALHYGQEAFEGLKAYRRKDGQIQLFRPDQNAKRMANSAERMLMPAYPEEKFVEAVVKTVQANADYVPPYGSGASMYIRPLLIGVGDNIGVSPAKEYIFTIFTMPVGPYYRDGLAPMPFVTSKYDRAAPYGTGASKVGGNYGGSLLPGEKAKKAGYGDVVYLDPATHTKIEEVGSANFYGIEKDTNKFVTPKSPSILPSITKYSIIHLAKERLGLEVEEGDVYVDELDRFAEAGAMGTAAVISPVSRIDHGDRSYKFYSDKEVGPITQKLYDELVGIQYGDIEAPEGWIVEVPEK; from the coding sequence ATGACAATGTCTGTAAATATCGATTGGAATAATTTAGGTTTTGCTTATATGGACCTTCCTTATCGTTGGCGCGCTTATTGGAAAGATGGCGAATGGTATAAAGAAGGCTTAGAAGAGGGAAAGACTTTTCCAATTGCTGAAGGTGCTCCAGCCTTACACTACGGCCAAGAAGCATTTGAAGGCTTAAAAGCTTACCGTCGTAAAGATGGTCAAATCCAACTCTTCCGTCCAGACCAAAACGCTAAACGGATGGCTAACTCCGCCGAACGAATGTTGATGCCAGCTTATCCTGAAGAAAAATTTGTTGAAGCGGTTGTCAAAACAGTTCAAGCCAACGCTGACTACGTCCCACCTTATGGGTCAGGCGCTTCGATGTATATCCGTCCATTATTAATTGGGGTAGGCGACAACATTGGTGTTTCCCCTGCTAAAGAATATATCTTTACGATCTTCACCATGCCAGTAGGACCTTACTACCGTGATGGTTTAGCACCAATGCCATTTGTCACCAGCAAGTACGACCGTGCCGCTCCTTACGGGACTGGTGCTTCTAAAGTTGGTGGGAACTATGGTGGTTCGCTCTTACCAGGTGAAAAAGCCAAGAAAGCCGGCTACGGTGACGTGGTTTACTTAGACCCAGCCACCCATACTAAGATTGAAGAAGTCGGTTCAGCCAACTTCTACGGTATCGAAAAAGACACCAACAAGTTTGTGACACCAAAATCACCTTCAATCCTGCCATCTATCACCAAATACTCCATCATCCACTTAGCTAAAGAACGTTTAGGCTTAGAGGTTGAAGAAGGCGACGTATACGTAGATGAATTAGACCGCTTCGCTGAAGCCGGTGCTATGGGAACCGCTGCCGTAATTTCTCCAGTGTCACGGATCGACCACGGTGACCGTTCCTACAAGTTCTACTCTGACAAAGAAGTTGGACCAATCACCCAAAAACTCTATGATGAGTTAGTAGGGATCCAATATGGTGACATCGAAGCCCCAGAAGGCTGGATCGTCGAAGTCCCTGAAAAATAA
- a CDS encoding copper-translocating P-type ATPase produces MVTACLNACPHACRQGGACTCQQAFCGSHEKVEHTQHESASCHSQAADHESHGAVSCHDDAGHEGHGGHHMGMMEDMKQRFWVVLVLTIPIAVLSPMLMMIFNYSINFPGQGWIEFILGTIVFFYGGKPFLEHGWMEIQNKQPGMMLLITLGIVSSYLYSVMTTFFLDASMNYYFELATLILIMLLGHVIEMKSQMRANDDLESLANLLPNEASRINADGDIEVVGIDQLQVDDLVLVRPGEKVAVDGTIASGHSTLDEAVITGESVPVAKDDGDEVIAGTINGDGALQVRVAKAGNDSYVQQVLDLVKGAQAQKSKAQSLADRVAAWLFYIAFGVGIIALVIWWNLTTAQTAIQFMVSTFVIACPHALGLAIPLVNAKSTSLAARSGLLVQNRIPFEQAYQVDTVVFDKTGTLTKGEFAVDGVYPIADVSENQILALAASLEAQSEHPIAKGIVQAAKEKDLDLQAVNNYQNHSGAGLEGEVDGNLVKILSPKATREAGYDFDQAQLEKITSQAKTVVFVIKADQVIGALAVSDQVRPEAKEVIQVLHKQGIEAVMLTGDNDQVAQAVAKEIGLDQVFSQVLPDQKSAAIQSLQGQGKSVMMVGDGVNDAPALAQAEVGVAIGAGTDVAMDSADIILVESQLKDVLNSLSLSQATNTKIKQNLAWGAGYNIFAIPLAAGLLAPIGITLGPALSGIFMSLSTVICAVNAQSLNFEKYE; encoded by the coding sequence ATGGTAACAGCTTGTTTAAATGCTTGTCCGCATGCTTGCCGGCAAGGGGGCGCATGCACCTGCCAACAAGCCTTTTGTGGTAGTCATGAAAAAGTAGAACATACACAACATGAGAGTGCCAGCTGCCATAGTCAAGCGGCTGATCACGAGAGCCATGGAGCGGTTTCCTGCCACGATGACGCCGGTCATGAGGGGCATGGAGGCCACCACATGGGCATGATGGAAGACATGAAGCAACGTTTTTGGGTGGTTTTAGTACTCACCATTCCAATTGCGGTCTTATCGCCCATGTTAATGATGATTTTTAATTATTCTATTAATTTCCCCGGCCAAGGCTGGATCGAATTTATCTTAGGGACTATCGTCTTCTTCTATGGGGGTAAACCTTTCCTCGAGCACGGCTGGATGGAAATTCAAAACAAACAACCCGGTATGATGCTCCTGATCACTTTGGGGATTGTATCTTCCTATCTATATAGTGTCATGACCACCTTTTTCCTCGACGCCAGCATGAATTATTACTTCGAACTGGCTACCCTGATTCTCATCATGCTCCTGGGCCATGTGATTGAAATGAAGTCACAGATGCGGGCCAATGATGATTTGGAATCTCTGGCCAACCTCCTCCCCAATGAAGCCAGTCGGATTAACGCGGATGGGGACATTGAAGTGGTTGGAATCGACCAATTGCAAGTCGATGACCTGGTTTTAGTTCGTCCCGGGGAAAAGGTGGCTGTGGACGGCACCATTGCTAGCGGTCATTCCACTCTGGATGAAGCAGTCATTACTGGGGAATCGGTGCCTGTGGCTAAGGATGATGGTGATGAGGTCATTGCCGGAACCATTAATGGCGACGGCGCCCTCCAAGTCCGCGTAGCAAAGGCTGGGAATGATTCCTATGTCCAACAAGTCCTTGACTTGGTTAAAGGTGCCCAAGCCCAAAAATCCAAGGCCCAAAGTCTAGCTGACCGGGTAGCAGCCTGGCTCTTCTACATTGCCTTTGGGGTCGGGATTATTGCCTTAGTGATTTGGTGGAACTTGACCACGGCCCAAACCGCTATTCAATTTATGGTCTCGACCTTTGTCATTGCCTGTCCTCATGCTTTAGGGTTAGCCATTCCTTTGGTTAATGCCAAATCTACCTCCCTAGCGGCGCGTTCAGGTCTCTTAGTCCAAAACCGGATTCCTTTTGAACAAGCCTACCAAGTGGATACAGTAGTTTTTGATAAGACTGGGACTTTGACCAAGGGCGAATTTGCCGTCGACGGCGTTTACCCAATCGCTGATGTCAGTGAAAACCAAATTTTAGCCCTAGCCGCTAGTTTGGAAGCCCAATCCGAACACCCCATTGCTAAGGGGATCGTTCAAGCAGCCAAGGAAAAAGACTTAGACTTACAAGCCGTTAACAACTACCAAAACCACAGTGGGGCTGGTTTAGAAGGGGAAGTGGATGGCAACTTAGTCAAAATCCTCAGCCCTAAAGCGACTCGAGAAGCGGGTTATGACTTTGATCAAGCCCAATTGGAAAAGATTACTAGCCAAGCCAAGACCGTAGTCTTTGTCATTAAGGCCGACCAAGTCATTGGGGCGCTGGCGGTTTCTGACCAAGTCCGCCCAGAAGCCAAGGAAGTCATCCAAGTCCTCCACAAGCAAGGCATTGAAGCGGTCATGTTAACCGGGGACAATGACCAAGTTGCTCAAGCCGTGGCCAAGGAAATCGGCTTAGACCAAGTCTTTAGCCAAGTCCTCCCCGACCAAAAATCAGCAGCCATCCAAAGTCTGCAAGGCCAAGGCAAATCAGTCATGATGGTGGGTGACGGGGTCAATGATGCGCCCGCTCTAGCCCAAGCTGAAGTGGGAGTGGCTATCGGTGCCGGAACCGATGTAGCCATGGATTCGGCCGATATTATCCTGGTGGAAAGCCAATTGAAGGATGTCTTAAACAGCCTGAGTCTGTCTCAAGCTACTAACACCAAGATCAAGCAAAACCTGGCCTGGGGAGCGGGCTACAACATTTTCGCTATCCCCTTAGCCGCTGGCCTATTGGCACCCATCGGCATTACCTTAGGCCCCGCCCTATCTGGGATCTTCATGTCACTTTCGACAGTCATCTGTGCCGTCAATGCCCAAAGCTTGAACTTTGAAAAATACGAATAG
- a CDS encoding ABC transporter ATP-binding protein, which yields MNEPLLRMEDVSYRYDDQSPEVIQGLNFSMNSGEFVCVLGPSGVGKSTWLNLLAGYERVTSGKLSFKGEKITGPSWERGVIFQRHTLYPWLTVGENIAFGLEARKDKTEQIDQQVTYLLENIGLADYRDAYIFKLSGGMQQRVQLARSLAPQPELILMDEPFSALDALTRLDMQHFVRKTWQQEETSIFMITHDIDEALTLATRLIVIPKGKSGQLVEFSLDYTYRILNGQTAKDYVDKRYLRVKDQIYYHLSIKP from the coding sequence GTGAATGAACCCTTATTAAGGATGGAAGATGTTTCCTATCGCTATGATGACCAATCACCTGAAGTGATCCAGGGACTTAATTTCTCCATGAATTCGGGAGAATTCGTCTGTGTCTTGGGGCCCTCAGGGGTGGGCAAGAGCACCTGGCTCAATTTATTAGCTGGCTATGAGCGTGTGACTTCAGGCAAGCTGTCCTTCAAGGGAGAGAAGATTACTGGCCCTTCCTGGGAACGGGGTGTGATTTTCCAGCGCCATACCCTCTATCCCTGGCTGACAGTAGGAGAGAACATTGCTTTTGGATTGGAAGCGCGCAAAGATAAGACTGAACAAATTGATCAACAGGTAACTTACTTGCTTGAGAATATTGGACTTGCAGATTACCGGGATGCTTATATTTTTAAGTTATCAGGGGGTATGCAGCAGCGGGTTCAGCTGGCTCGGAGCCTGGCCCCACAACCAGAGCTCATCTTAATGGATGAACCTTTCTCTGCCTTAGATGCCTTGACCCGGTTGGATATGCAGCATTTTGTCAGAAAGACTTGGCAGCAGGAAGAGACCTCTATCTTCATGATTACTCACGATATCGATGAAGCTCTGACTCTTGCAACCCGTTTGATTGTTATTCCGAAAGGGAAGTCAGGACAGTTGGTAGAGTTTTCCTTGGATTATACCTACCGTATCTTAAACGGGCAGACGGCCAAGGACTATGTCGATAAGCGCTATCTAAGAGTTAAAGATCAAATCTACTACCATTTGAGCATAAAACCTTAG
- the relB gene encoding type II toxin-antitoxin system RelB family antitoxin, which translates to MSKVTIPLNKDEEELFNQYAKFRNKPLSTLFKQCLEEKIEEDFDLEVVKNYDANKEANDVSYYSHNEVKGMLGL; encoded by the coding sequence ATGTCGAAAGTAACTATTCCTTTAAATAAAGATGAGGAAGAATTATTTAACCAATATGCCAAATTCCGCAATAAGCCACTTTCAACGCTTTTTAAGCAATGCTTGGAAGAAAAAATTGAAGAAGACTTTGACCTTGAAGTCGTCAAAAATTATGACGCCAATAAAGAAGCGAACGATGTTTCCTATTACAGTCATAATGAAGTCAAAGGCATGTTAGGACTATAA
- the msrA gene encoding peptide-methionine (S)-S-oxide reductase MsrA, whose protein sequence is MSQALATFAGGCFWCMVQPFETMPGILEVVSGYTGGHTENPTYREVCLGGTGHTEAVQITYNPELISYQDLVEIYWQQTDPTDAMGQFADRGDSYRPVIFYHDDQQKAIAEQSKRDLEASGRFDKPIVTQIEPAQSFYPAEEYHQDFHAKNPDHYQAYRQGSGRQAFIDKHWKD, encoded by the coding sequence ATGAGTCAAGCATTAGCAACTTTTGCCGGGGGCTGTTTTTGGTGCATGGTGCAACCTTTTGAAACCATGCCGGGGATATTAGAAGTCGTATCTGGTTACACGGGCGGTCATACCGAAAATCCCACTTATCGCGAAGTTTGCCTAGGAGGAACGGGCCACACGGAAGCAGTGCAAATTACCTATAATCCCGAACTGATTTCCTACCAAGACCTGGTGGAGATCTACTGGCAACAAACCGATCCCACTGATGCCATGGGTCAATTTGCTGACCGGGGGGACTCTTACCGTCCCGTGATTTTCTACCACGATGACCAACAAAAGGCTATCGCCGAACAATCCAAGCGTGACTTGGAAGCCAGTGGCCGCTTTGACAAGCCGATTGTCACCCAAATCGAACCTGCTCAAAGCTTCTACCCGGCTGAAGAATACCATCAAGACTTCCATGCCAAGAATCCTGACCACTACCAAGCCTACCGCCAAGGCTCAGGTCGGCAAGCCTTCATTGATAAGCACTGGAAAGATTAA
- a CDS encoding type II toxin-antitoxin system RelB/DinJ family antitoxin has protein sequence MTKKVSIHVRVDQDLKDSVQSILDDIGMDMSSAITVYLKAINRKQGIPFDLRLNAIDEALAEVEAGKGESYDSIDDWWEAMNADDKKAGR, from the coding sequence GTGACGAAAAAGGTAAGTATCCATGTTAGGGTAGACCAAGACTTAAAAGACAGTGTCCAGTCCATTTTAGATGATATAGGTATGGATATGTCCTCGGCAATTACAGTTTATTTGAAGGCCATCAACCGTAAACAAGGTATCCCTTTTGATTTACGCCTTAACGCAATCGACGAAGCTTTGGCTGAAGTCGAAGCGGGGAAAGGTGAAAGTTATGACAGTATTGATGACTGGTGGGAAGCAATGAATGCCGATGATAAAAAAGCAGGCAGATAG